A single Arachnia propionica DNA region contains:
- a CDS encoding ParA family protein, protein MALFFRKRKRTPKHDVDVEPWKDHESVSRETAIQTPTGPRRAFFDRADDDWVADDEYGTEYDDESQVPTLPSPENPRVFVVANQKGGVGKTTTTVNIATALAFGGLNVLVIDIDPQGNASTALGIDHDPGTPGAYEVLLHGERIQDLAKQSPHTPNLHVLPATVDLSTAELELVNEPGRESRMKRALAAYIEESGVDYVFFDCPPSLGLLTLNALVASTEIMVPIQCEYYALEGVSQLMRTIQRVKGNLNDRLQLTTVLLTMFDNRTNLSHEVAGEVRAHFGKETLDVEIPRSVRIAEAPSYGQSVLTYYPKSPGAVAYLKAAEEIARAATTEEGAA, encoded by the coding sequence ATGGCCCTGTTCTTTCGCAAGCGCAAGCGTACTCCGAAACACGACGTGGACGTCGAGCCTTGGAAGGACCACGAGAGCGTTTCACGTGAAACGGCCATCCAGACCCCCACCGGGCCGCGCCGCGCGTTTTTCGATCGCGCCGATGACGACTGGGTGGCCGACGACGAGTACGGCACCGAGTACGACGACGAGAGCCAGGTGCCGACGTTGCCGAGCCCGGAGAATCCACGCGTTTTCGTGGTGGCTAACCAGAAAGGCGGCGTCGGAAAGACCACCACCACCGTGAACATCGCCACCGCGCTCGCCTTCGGTGGGCTCAACGTGCTCGTGATCGACATCGACCCGCAGGGCAACGCATCCACTGCCCTGGGCATAGATCACGATCCCGGGACCCCGGGAGCCTACGAGGTGTTGCTTCATGGCGAGCGGATCCAGGATCTGGCCAAGCAGTCGCCTCACACGCCGAACCTGCACGTCCTGCCCGCCACCGTCGACCTTTCGACGGCGGAACTGGAACTCGTGAACGAGCCGGGCCGCGAATCCAGGATGAAGAGAGCGCTGGCCGCCTACATCGAGGAATCCGGGGTCGATTACGTTTTCTTCGACTGCCCCCCTTCTCTCGGGCTGCTCACCCTCAACGCCCTCGTCGCATCCACCGAGATCATGGTGCCGATCCAGTGCGAGTACTACGCCCTGGAAGGAGTCTCCCAGCTGATGCGTACCATTCAGCGGGTCAAAGGGAACCTGAACGATCGTTTGCAGCTAACGACGGTGCTGCTCACCATGTTCGACAACCGCACCAATCTCTCCCACGAGGTGGCCGGCGAGGTGCGAGCCCACTTCGGTAAGGAAACCCTCGACGTGGAGATTCCGCGCTCGGTGCGAATTGCCGAGGCGCCTTCCTACGGGCAGAGTGTTCTCACCTACTACCCCAAATCTCCCGGCGCGGTTGCCTACCTCAAAGCAGCCGAGGAGATCGCCCGTGCCGCCACGACCGAGGAAGGAGCCGCCTGA